Proteins encoded in a region of the Bacillus sp. T3 genome:
- a CDS encoding CCA tRNA nucleotidyltransferase: MNVLFLNALPLLKKIEDAGFEVFFVGGAVRDCLLDRPISDVDIASSATPEEIKRIFPNTVDVGIEHGTVVVLYQGQSYEITTFREEAEYRDHRRPDEVFFVRSLIEDLKRRDFTMNAIAMNKEGEIIDPFNGKQAISKKQIVTVGDPKERFTEDALRMMRAVRFVSQLDFTLDPTCFDALKKMGSLLNHIAVERKTAEFEKLLVGKNRVNAIQLLCSCHLDQYLPQLGLFEKTISELTQFKCSELNSEEMWGLLLYSLEVKMDQVDHFLRCWKLPIKRIRQIQAIYHWTQFRLSHEWSSISLYDAGKENMIYAQRLVNSINHQELMDSVNSWIKLYDDLPIKGRAELNISR; encoded by the coding sequence GTGAATGTTTTATTTTTAAACGCACTCCCACTATTAAAGAAAATTGAAGATGCAGGCTTTGAAGTTTTTTTCGTTGGTGGTGCAGTTCGTGATTGCTTATTAGATCGCCCTATTTCTGATGTCGATATTGCCTCATCTGCTACACCGGAAGAGATAAAGCGTATTTTTCCTAATACAGTTGATGTTGGGATTGAGCATGGAACGGTAGTGGTCCTTTATCAAGGGCAAAGCTATGAAATCACCACCTTTCGTGAAGAGGCAGAGTATAGAGACCATCGCAGGCCTGATGAAGTATTCTTCGTTCGTTCCCTAATCGAGGATCTAAAACGACGGGATTTTACGATGAATGCGATAGCAATGAACAAAGAAGGGGAAATTATTGACCCATTTAATGGGAAACAGGCAATCAGTAAAAAGCAAATTGTAACTGTAGGGGATCCAAAGGAACGGTTTACAGAGGATGCGCTAAGAATGATGAGGGCGGTACGATTCGTCAGTCAATTGGATTTTACCCTTGATCCTACATGTTTTGATGCGCTTAAAAAAATGGGTTCACTATTAAATCATATTGCGGTTGAAAGAAAAACGGCCGAATTTGAGAAATTATTGGTTGGAAAAAATCGTGTAAATGCGATTCAGTTATTATGTAGCTGTCATTTGGATCAGTACTTACCACAATTGGGGTTATTCGAAAAAACGATCAGTGAATTAACTCAGTTTAAATGTTCGGAACTGAATAGCGAGGAAATGTGGGGTTTACTTCTCTATTCATTAGAGGTAAAAATGGATCAGGTTGACCATTTTTTAAGGTGCTGGAAACTACCAATAAAACGAATAAGACAAATCCAGGCGATCTATCACTGGACCCAGTTTCGTTTATCACACGAATGGAGTTCGATTAGCCTTTATGATGCCGGGAAAGAGAACATGATTTATGCACAACGATTGGTTAATAGCATTAATCACCAGGAATTAATGGATTCAGTAAATAGTTGGATCAAGTTATATGATGATCTACCTATTAAAGGTAGAGCGGAGTTGAACATTTCCAGGTAA
- a CDS encoding biotin--[acetyl-CoA-carboxylase] ligase: MQSEVRKKLIDAFTAANGDYLSGQYLAEYIGCSRTAVWKHIEELRKHGFELEAIQRKGYRIVKTPDQISADEIRLGLTTNFLGQSIHYQESVDSTQKIAKTLSYENAPEGTVVIAEQQLSGRGRMNRIWHSPKYTGVWMSMILRPNIPLQKAPQLTLITAVAVVQAIQEVSNLSPKIKWPNDILLNGKKVTGILTELQAEADQIFAIIIGVGINVNQQLEDYPEEIQQIATSLAIESGEKISRAQVIRSVLSHFEKLYLLYLEQGFTPIKLLWESYAISIGKSIIARTLTDNIRGKALGITDDGVLMIEDEAGVVHHVYSADIDLSEN, encoded by the coding sequence GTGCAATCTGAAGTGAGAAAAAAGCTGATCGATGCCTTTACTGCAGCTAACGGCGATTATTTGTCAGGTCAATATTTAGCAGAATATATCGGCTGTTCGAGAACAGCTGTTTGGAAACATATTGAGGAACTTAGAAAACATGGTTTTGAACTTGAAGCGATTCAAAGAAAGGGGTATCGGATTGTCAAAACACCTGACCAGATTTCAGCAGATGAAATTCGTTTAGGCCTAACGACAAACTTTCTTGGACAATCCATTCATTATCAGGAAAGCGTTGACTCTACACAAAAAATCGCCAAAACATTATCATATGAAAATGCGCCAGAAGGAACGGTTGTTATTGCGGAACAACAGCTTTCTGGACGCGGCAGAATGAATAGAATATGGCATTCACCTAAGTACACAGGTGTGTGGATGAGCATGATCTTGCGCCCAAATATTCCACTACAAAAAGCTCCTCAACTAACATTAATTACAGCAGTTGCTGTTGTCCAAGCCATTCAAGAGGTATCAAATTTGTCGCCAAAGATTAAATGGCCGAATGATATCCTGCTGAACGGCAAAAAAGTAACGGGAATATTAACTGAGCTTCAAGCTGAAGCTGATCAAATATTTGCGATTATTATTGGCGTTGGAATAAATGTTAATCAGCAGCTTGAAGATTATCCTGAAGAGATTCAACAAATTGCTACATCATTAGCGATTGAATCAGGAGAAAAGATTTCAAGAGCTCAAGTGATCAGAAGTGTACTTTCCCATTTTGAAAAATTGTATTTGCTTTATTTAGAGCAAGGGTTTACACCAATAAAATTATTATGGGAAAGCTATGCTATTAGTATAGGAAAATCAATCATCGCGAGAACACTGACAGATAATATTCGTGGAAAAGCATTAGGGATAACAGATGATGGCGTATTAATGATCGAAGATGAAGCGGGCGTAGTTCACCATGTCTATTCTGCTGATATTGATCTCTCAGAAAATTAA
- the panB gene encoding 3-methyl-2-oxobutanoate hydroxymethyltransferase produces MKQTTDFLKMKQNNEKIVMLTAYDYPAAKLAEQSGVDMILVGDSLGMVVLGYDSTIPVTMEDMIHHTKAVKRGAPNTFIVVDMPFMSYHLSIRDTLINGARLIQETGAHAVKVEGADDVINSIKALTGAGIPVVAHLGLTPQSVNVLGGYKVQGKSAEQAQKLIEDAIKCEEAGAMAVVLECVPKQLAREIQQRLTIPTIGIGAGIDCDGQVLVFHDVVNYGVDRAPKFVKRYVDTNELISLGISSYVTEVKIGLFPTDQQSFTMKEEELVGLYGGK; encoded by the coding sequence ATGAAGCAAACGACGGATTTCTTAAAGATGAAACAAAACAATGAAAAAATTGTCATGCTCACCGCCTATGACTACCCAGCTGCAAAACTTGCAGAACAATCTGGTGTAGATATGATTCTAGTTGGTGATTCACTAGGCATGGTCGTACTAGGCTATGATTCTACCATTCCAGTAACGATGGAAGATATGATCCATCATACAAAGGCTGTGAAACGTGGTGCACCGAATACTTTTATCGTTGTGGACATGCCATTTATGAGCTATCACTTATCGATAAGAGATACGTTAATCAATGGAGCGCGTCTTATTCAAGAAACTGGTGCACATGCTGTAAAGGTAGAAGGTGCAGATGACGTTATAAATAGTATAAAAGCGTTAACGGGAGCTGGTATTCCAGTAGTCGCCCATCTTGGCTTAACACCACAGTCGGTTAATGTACTTGGTGGCTATAAAGTCCAAGGAAAAAGTGCAGAGCAGGCACAAAAGCTTATTGAGGATGCAATTAAATGTGAAGAGGCTGGAGCAATGGCAGTCGTACTTGAATGTGTTCCTAAGCAATTGGCAAGAGAAATCCAGCAGCGTTTAACCATCCCAACGATTGGAATAGGGGCAGGAATTGACTGTGATGGTCAGGTCCTTGTATTTCATGATGTAGTCAATTACGGAGTGGATCGAGCTCCAAAATTTGTTAAACGATATGTTGATACAAATGAACTTATTTCATTAGGAATCAGTTCCTATGTCACCGAAGTAAAGATTGGTTTGTTCCCTACAGATCAACAGAGCTTTACGATGAAGGAAGAAGAACTGGTTGGCTTGTACGGAGGGAAATAA
- a CDS encoding nucleotide pyrophosphohydrolase: MLEQKTVKQLQAEVDAYISQFKEGYFSPLAMLARMTEELGELAREINHYYGEKPKKSTEEPKEIEEELGDMLFVLICFANSLHIDLEQAHNLVMNKFNTRDKNRWTTIHTQEEKNENE, translated from the coding sequence ATGCTAGAACAGAAAACAGTAAAGCAACTTCAAGCGGAAGTGGATGCTTATATAAGTCAGTTTAAAGAAGGCTATTTTAGTCCACTTGCTATGCTCGCAAGAATGACGGAAGAATTAGGTGAATTGGCGCGAGAAATCAATCACTATTATGGTGAAAAGCCAAAGAAGTCAACTGAGGAGCCAAAGGAAATAGAGGAAGAACTAGGTGATATGCTGTTTGTCCTCATTTGTTTTGCAAACTCATTACATATTGATCTCGAGCAAGCACACAATTTAGTAATGAATAAGTTTAATACCCGCGATAAAAATCGTTGGACAACAATACATACTCAAGAGGAGAAAAATGAAAATGAATAA
- a CDS encoding ATP-dependent DNA helicase, which produces MKWLIAPLLFFSNWYYIPLESPSNPVEINNIDLNLKNEEVAFTFFSLSDGEASLIQQPDGKNVLINTGGENTKEEFKKLLALYHVHQIDTIILTDTGKCCFENISWLMKDFHVKRLMSPKDTEKNINEFLYDAEAVDYRSLSKGMNHEILPGLVMVVLNDTKGLDLSISFLNRRILWMNHASPNIDYSTPRNEAVETTIIKLPDLASMEVLSEDFFEQLDPEFAILFRKKEENVNEDLLEQLQQAWVRVYYNKNIGAVSVKFTEDNYEIVKISNKKK; this is translated from the coding sequence ATGAAATGGTTAATTGCCCCCTTATTGTTTTTTTCGAATTGGTACTACATCCCGTTAGAATCACCATCAAATCCGGTTGAAATTAATAATATTGATTTGAACTTAAAAAATGAGGAAGTGGCATTTACCTTTTTCTCATTATCTGACGGGGAAGCTTCGTTAATTCAACAGCCTGATGGAAAAAATGTGCTCATCAATACTGGTGGTGAAAACACGAAAGAAGAATTTAAAAAACTTCTAGCACTTTATCATGTTCATCAAATTGACACCATTATCCTTACCGATACGGGTAAATGCTGTTTTGAAAATATTAGCTGGTTAATGAAGGATTTTCATGTAAAGCGTTTAATGAGTCCAAAAGACACAGAAAAGAATATAAACGAGTTTTTGTATGACGCAGAAGCCGTTGATTATCGCAGCTTAAGCAAGGGGATGAATCATGAAATTCTTCCTGGATTAGTTATGGTGGTTCTTAATGATACAAAAGGATTAGATTTATCCATTTCATTTTTAAATAGAAGAATATTATGGATGAATCATGCTAGTCCGAATATTGACTATTCCACACCAAGAAATGAAGCAGTCGAAACGACGATTATTAAACTTCCTGACCTTGCATCAATGGAAGTCCTATCGGAGGATTTTTTTGAACAACTTGACCCGGAATTTGCGATTCTTTTCCGCAAGAAAGAGGAGAACGTGAATGAAGATTTATTAGAGCAACTACAGCAAGCTTGGGTTCGGGTGTATTACAATAAAAACATCGGTGCAGTATCTGTTAAATTTACAGAGGATAATTATGAAATCGTGAAAATTTCAAACAAGAAAAAGTAG
- the dinG gene encoding ATP-dependent DNA helicase DinG: MINKYVVIDLETTGNTPKRGDKIIQFAAVIIENGKITETFSSLVNPQQKIPAFIEELTGLNDEMVRDAPLFSEIATKVASLLEDSYFVAHNVLFDLSFLQEELIQSRIDGFYGPVLDTVELARILFPTADSYKLSDLAIQEDLKHDRPHQADSDAYVTAELLLILLQKLEGLPQTTIKQLSKLSGGLKSDIGLFLEDLLSRMEQKIETVPKSLEVYRGLALKRNHHEGDYDGQTVTTYPESQPEKEQLLKQAFPSYEKRDGQFIMMDMVMEAFKTSQHALIEAGTGVGKSLAYLLPGAIFAKKEKKPVLISTFTNQLQQQLMNKDIPLLKKMLSSSIKTSLLKGRSHYLSLAKFEQSLLEEEDNYDTTLTKMQILIWLTETKTGDSDELNLSSGGLIYWNKIKNEHSEFLQDKHWRQYDFYQRAKLEANEAELIITNHSVVLADIVSDKKILPEYEYAVIDEGHHFEKAAGKFFGTTIDYLTCRLLFGQIGLYDQKQLFYKFENLLKVLLAQHQEMHSSRGNKLLLDLFYVMDEFFKIVVIFSQSKQKRKPQTYNRISIRLNQDEMGKEWNALLTEAERFSFLLKDTIDYFTARLEQIKMSEQTISSIQQGILEEVVAVCSQLDELRKIIKSVFLQPSENNVRWIELDLRSIQNTTTIYAFPVNVSTYLHDHFFSQKKSIVVTSATLTVKQSFQYTISELGMESTKCIQKVIPSPFDYEKQVQLIIPEDLPEINSVSQQDYVIAISEHIISIAEATKGRMLILFTAHDMLKKTYDLIRESGFLDDFAIMAQGITSGSRTRLTRNFQRFDKAILLGTSSFWEGIDIPGEDLSCLIIVRLPFSSPDEPVTEAKSEIIKKQGGNPFSAYSLPEAIIRFKQGFGRLIRTESDRGIVVVFDRRIVTTRYGKAFLQSIPQVMIKKYTLDDMVRAIREWL, from the coding sequence ATGATCAATAAATATGTGGTGATTGACCTAGAAACCACTGGAAACACACCCAAACGTGGGGATAAAATCATACAATTTGCAGCGGTTATCATTGAAAACGGAAAAATCACAGAAACATTTTCTTCACTCGTTAACCCTCAACAAAAGATACCAGCATTCATCGAGGAATTAACAGGTCTCAACGATGAAATGGTCCGAGATGCTCCATTATTTTCAGAGATTGCAACAAAAGTTGCCAGTCTCTTGGAAGATTCCTATTTTGTTGCCCATAATGTTCTGTTCGATTTATCTTTTTTGCAGGAGGAGCTCATTCAATCAAGAATAGATGGCTTTTATGGTCCAGTTCTAGATACAGTGGAGCTAGCGCGAATTCTTTTTCCGACTGCGGATAGTTATAAATTATCAGATTTAGCCATACAAGAAGACCTAAAGCATGATAGGCCACACCAGGCTGATAGTGATGCCTATGTAACAGCAGAACTACTACTAATATTATTACAAAAACTTGAAGGACTACCACAAACAACAATTAAACAACTTTCAAAGCTTTCTGGAGGATTGAAAAGTGATATTGGGTTGTTCCTAGAAGATTTATTAAGTAGGATGGAGCAAAAGATTGAGACAGTGCCAAAGTCATTAGAGGTTTACCGAGGTTTAGCCTTGAAAAGGAATCATCACGAAGGGGACTACGATGGACAAACAGTAACTACTTATCCTGAATCCCAGCCTGAAAAAGAACAGCTGCTCAAACAAGCTTTTCCTTCATATGAAAAGCGTGATGGACAATTTATCATGATGGACATGGTAATGGAAGCGTTCAAAACGAGCCAGCATGCATTAATAGAGGCTGGAACAGGAGTAGGGAAATCATTGGCCTATTTATTACCAGGAGCCATATTTGCTAAAAAAGAAAAAAAACCTGTATTGATCAGTACATTTACCAATCAATTGCAGCAGCAGTTGATGAACAAAGATATTCCATTATTAAAAAAAATGCTGTCTTCTTCAATAAAAACTAGTCTATTAAAAGGAAGAAGTCATTATCTCAGTTTGGCTAAATTTGAACAATCCCTTCTTGAAGAGGAGGATAACTATGATACGACTTTAACCAAAATGCAAATCTTGATTTGGTTAACAGAAACGAAAACAGGAGATAGTGATGAACTGAATTTATCAAGTGGCGGTCTTATTTATTGGAATAAAATAAAAAATGAGCACAGTGAATTTTTACAGGATAAGCATTGGCGCCAATATGATTTTTATCAAAGAGCAAAGCTTGAAGCAAATGAAGCGGAATTAATTATAACGAACCATTCCGTTGTGTTAGCGGATATTGTATCGGATAAAAAGATTCTACCTGAGTATGAATATGCTGTCATTGACGAGGGTCATCATTTTGAAAAAGCGGCAGGAAAATTTTTTGGTACAACCATTGATTATTTAACATGCCGATTGCTATTTGGACAAATTGGTTTATATGATCAAAAACAGCTTTTTTATAAATTTGAAAATCTGTTAAAAGTGCTGTTAGCCCAGCATCAAGAAATGCATTCATCTCGTGGGAATAAATTGCTATTAGATCTTTTTTATGTAATGGATGAATTCTTCAAGATAGTTGTTATCTTTTCTCAAAGTAAACAAAAAAGAAAACCTCAGACCTATAATCGGATATCCATTCGATTAAATCAGGATGAAATGGGAAAAGAATGGAATGCACTATTGACTGAGGCAGAACGTTTTTCTTTCTTACTCAAGGATACAATCGATTATTTCACAGCACGGCTTGAGCAAATTAAAATGTCAGAGCAAACCATTTCCAGTATTCAGCAAGGAATATTAGAGGAAGTAGTAGCGGTATGTTCCCAATTGGATGAACTACGGAAAATTATAAAAAGCGTCTTTCTGCAGCCAAGTGAAAACAATGTTAGGTGGATTGAACTGGATTTGCGCTCGATTCAAAACACAACAACTATATACGCATTTCCAGTGAATGTATCAACCTACTTGCACGATCACTTCTTTTCTCAAAAGAAAAGTATTGTCGTCACATCAGCAACCTTAACAGTAAAACAATCTTTTCAATACACGATTTCAGAATTGGGAATGGAATCAACCAAATGCATACAAAAGGTTATTCCTTCGCCGTTTGATTACGAAAAACAAGTCCAATTAATTATTCCAGAAGATTTGCCAGAAATTAATTCTGTCTCACAACAGGATTATGTCATTGCCATCTCGGAGCATATAATTTCCATTGCAGAAGCAACCAAAGGGAGAATGTTAATTCTGTTTACAGCTCACGATATGCTCAAAAAAACATATGACCTTATTCGTGAAAGTGGTTTTCTTGATGATTTTGCGATTATGGCTCAAGGAATTACCAGTGGAAGTCGGACAAGATTAACGAGGAATTTTCAACGATTTGATAAGGCAATATTGTTAGGGACTAGTAGCTTTTGGGAAGGAATTGATATTCCTGGTGAGGACCTTTCTTGCTTGATCATTGTAAGACTTCCATTTTCTTCACCAGATGAACCTGTTACCGAAGCAAAAAGTGAAATAATCAAAAAACAAGGCGGAAATCCTTTTTCGGCTTATAGTTTACCAGAAGCCATTATTCGCTTTAAACAAGGGTTTGGAAGATTAATCAGGACAGAATCAGATCGAGGCATCGTCGTCGTTTTTGATCGTCGGATTGTAACGACACGGTATGGCAAAGCATTTCTCCAATCGATTCCGCAGGTTATGATAAAGAAATACACTCTAGATGATATGGTTCGAGCCATTCGTGAGTGGTTGTAA
- the panC gene encoding pantoate--beta-alanine ligase gives MNTFTKINDLKAEINKQKAAGKTIGFVPTMGYLHEGHASLMDHARKENDIVVLSIFVNPLQFGPKEDLASYPRDLERDQQVAENHKVDFIFYPTVDEMYPKEPSVTVTVKDRTDVLCGKSRPGHFDGVATVLTKLFHIVSPDKVYFGMKDAQQVAVVDGLVNDFNFPLEIVSVPTVREEDGLAKSSRNVNLLPEERKQAPAIYQGLKLAEKAIQNGEKDPSKIVELVKAHIQEQTEGSIDYVEIYSYPELKVMEELNGKIIIAVAVVFTKVRLIDNLIISGL, from the coding sequence ATGAATACTTTTACGAAAATAAATGATTTAAAAGCTGAAATAAATAAACAAAAAGCTGCAGGAAAAACGATTGGTTTCGTTCCGACAATGGGTTATTTGCATGAAGGTCATGCTTCGTTAATGGATCATGCAAGAAAGGAAAATGACATTGTCGTTCTCAGTATTTTTGTGAATCCACTTCAATTTGGTCCAAAGGAGGATCTAGCATCCTACCCACGCGATTTAGAAAGGGACCAGCAGGTGGCGGAGAATCACAAGGTCGATTTTATTTTTTATCCAACTGTTGATGAAATGTATCCAAAGGAACCATCCGTAACGGTTACTGTGAAAGATCGGACCGATGTTCTTTGTGGAAAATCACGACCTGGCCATTTTGATGGCGTGGCAACTGTGTTAACGAAGCTGTTTCACATCGTTTCACCTGATAAGGTTTATTTTGGAATGAAAGATGCCCAGCAGGTTGCAGTCGTCGATGGATTAGTGAATGACTTTAATTTTCCATTAGAAATTGTATCCGTTCCGACAGTTCGTGAAGAGGATGGTCTAGCTAAGAGCTCACGCAATGTGAATCTCCTTCCGGAAGAGCGAAAACAAGCACCAGCTATTTATCAGGGCTTAAAACTAGCAGAAAAAGCCATTCAAAATGGTGAAAAGGATCCATCCAAAATTGTTGAGCTAGTCAAAGCGCATATTCAAGAGCAAACAGAGGGAAGCATTGATTATGTTGAAATTTATTCTTATCCTGAGCTAAAAGTGATGGAAGAATTAAATGGAAAAATAATCATCGCTGTTGCTGTTGTATTTACAAAGGTTCGCTTAATCGATAATTTAATTATTTCTGGGCTATAA
- the mgsA gene encoding methylglyoxal synthase: MNIALIAHDKKKDDLVRFVLAYEAIFTKHTLFGTGTTGLRIMEATGLQVERFQSGPLGGDQEIGALIAKNKMDIVFFFRDPLTAQPHEPDVTALVRLCDVYSVPLATNMGTAEVLIKGLERGDIEWRNIVNETR, encoded by the coding sequence ATGAATATTGCTTTAATCGCGCACGATAAGAAAAAAGATGATCTTGTTCGATTTGTACTAGCATATGAAGCTATTTTTACAAAGCATACATTATTTGGAACGGGGACAACAGGTTTAAGAATTATGGAGGCAACAGGTTTACAAGTTGAGCGGTTTCAATCTGGCCCATTAGGTGGAGATCAAGAAATTGGTGCCCTAATTGCAAAGAACAAAATGGATATTGTATTCTTTTTCAGAGATCCACTTACTGCTCAACCACATGAACCAGATGTAACAGCACTCGTTCGCCTTTGTGATGTATATTCCGTGCCGCTTGCGACAAATATGGGAACTGCTGAAGTGTTGATTAAAGGATTAGAGCGAGGCGATATTGAATGGAGAAATATAGTCAACGAAACTCGCTAG
- the dapB gene encoding 4-hydroxy-tetrahydrodipicolinate reductase yields the protein MNKVKIAVAGPRGRMGKEAVQLVTNTDYFELVAAVDHKHDGKTLGELEGFNNLDTPIYANIEQCFKEQKPDVLIDLTTPEVGMYHTKTALKYGVRPVVGTTGFSDTDLIELDKLCKEKELGCIIAPNFAVGAVLMMKFSRLAAKYFENVEIIELHHDQKLDAPSGTAVKTAQMISEVRTPKEQGHPNEKETIQGARGANFDGMHIHSVRLPGLIAHQQVLFGSEGQTLTIRHDSYNRASFMSGVKLAVDTVVKIDSLVYGLENIIE from the coding sequence ATGAATAAAGTGAAAATTGCCGTTGCAGGTCCACGGGGCCGTATGGGAAAAGAAGCTGTCCAGCTTGTGACCAATACGGATTACTTTGAACTTGTCGCTGCAGTAGACCACAAACATGATGGGAAAACACTCGGTGAATTAGAGGGTTTTAACAATTTAGATACGCCAATTTACGCAAATATTGAACAATGTTTCAAAGAGCAAAAACCGGATGTTTTAATCGACTTAACGACTCCAGAAGTTGGAATGTACCATACGAAAACAGCCTTGAAATATGGCGTTCGCCCGGTTGTTGGAACAACTGGTTTTTCTGATACAGATTTAATTGAGCTAGATAAATTGTGTAAAGAAAAAGAACTTGGTTGTATCATTGCACCAAACTTTGCTGTTGGTGCTGTTTTGATGATGAAATTCTCTAGGCTTGCTGCTAAATATTTTGAAAATGTTGAAATTATCGAACTGCATCATGACCAGAAATTAGATGCACCGTCGGGAACGGCTGTTAAAACAGCGCAGATGATCAGTGAGGTAAGAACTCCAAAAGAGCAGGGGCATCCAAACGAGAAAGAAACGATTCAGGGAGCAAGAGGAGCTAATTTTGACGGAATGCATATCCATTCTGTAAGATTACCAGGATTAATTGCTCATCAACAAGTCTTATTCGGCTCTGAGGGCCAAACCTTAACCATTCGTCATGATTCCTATAATCGTGCTTCCTTTATGTCAGGAGTGAAGCTTGCTGTAGACACGGTTGTAAAAATTGATTCATTGGTATACGGACTAGAAAACATAATCGAATAA
- the panD gene encoding aspartate 1-decarboxylase: MFRTMMNAKIHRARVTEANLNYVGSITIDENILDAVGMVPNEKVQIVNNNNGARFETYIIPGRRGSGVVCLNGAAARLVHEGDVVIIISYALVSEEKIQTHKPKVAIMDENNEIVEMLYAEPEATVM; this comes from the coding sequence ATGTTTCGCACAATGATGAACGCAAAAATCCATCGTGCACGAGTGACAGAAGCAAACTTAAATTATGTAGGTAGTATTACAATCGATGAGAATATCTTGGACGCAGTTGGAATGGTTCCAAATGAAAAGGTCCAAATTGTCAATAACAATAATGGTGCTCGATTTGAAACCTATATTATTCCTGGAAGAAGAGGTAGCGGAGTGGTATGTTTAAATGGTGCTGCAGCTCGCCTTGTTCATGAAGGGGATGTAGTCATCATCATCTCATACGCTTTAGTGTCTGAAGAAAAAATTCAAACTCACAAACCAAAAGTAGCGATCATGGATGAAAACAATGAAATCGTAGAAATGCTCTACGCAGAACCAGAAGCAACCGTAATGTAA
- the bshA gene encoding N-acetyl-alpha-D-glucosaminyl L-malate synthase BshA, translating to MNKKLKIGITCYPTIGGSGVVATELGKMLAERGHEIHFISSSLPFRLKKMYHNIYYHQVEVNQYSVFQYPPYDIALASKIAEVANREELDLLHVHYAIPHAVCAILAKQMSGRNLKIVTTLHGTDITVLGNDPSLADAVRFGIEKSDYVTAVSHSLIAQTNEVVRPNKEIHAVYNFIDDRVYQKTDASHLREELEIAEDEKVVIHVSNFRAVKRVTDVVKAFAKMAKQLPAKLLLVGDGPEMSVVSNLVCKLGIREHVRYLGKQENLEELYSISDLMLLLSEKESFGLVALEGMACGVPCIGTNVGGVPEVISDGVNGFICELGDIDEIAKKGVQLLKDKELHQQFSENGIMTATTKFGAEQIVSQYEDIYYTLLEQGE from the coding sequence ATGAATAAAAAGTTAAAAATTGGCATAACCTGTTACCCAACCATTGGGGGCTCTGGAGTTGTCGCAACCGAACTTGGAAAAATGTTGGCAGAAAGAGGGCATGAAATTCATTTCATTTCATCAAGTCTGCCATTTCGCTTGAAAAAAATGTACCATAATATCTATTATCATCAAGTTGAAGTCAATCAATATTCAGTTTTTCAATATCCACCTTATGATATTGCCTTAGCGAGTAAAATTGCCGAAGTCGCAAACAGGGAAGAACTCGATCTATTACATGTTCATTATGCTATTCCCCATGCAGTTTGTGCGATTTTGGCCAAGCAGATGAGTGGGCGAAATTTAAAGATTGTTACTACGTTACATGGAACAGATATTACCGTTTTAGGAAATGATCCTTCATTGGCAGATGCGGTTCGATTTGGGATTGAAAAATCGGATTATGTAACAGCAGTTTCCCATTCCTTAATTGCACAAACGAATGAAGTAGTAAGGCCAAATAAAGAGATTCATGCTGTCTATAATTTTATCGATGATCGAGTCTATCAAAAAACAGATGCAAGTCATTTACGTGAGGAACTAGAAATTGCTGAAGACGAAAAAGTAGTCATTCACGTTTCGAATTTTCGCGCTGTTAAAAGGGTTACTGATGTTGTCAAAGCTTTTGCTAAAATGGCTAAACAGCTCCCAGCTAAGCTATTATTAGTTGGAGATGGACCGGAAATGTCAGTTGTGAGCAACCTCGTCTGTAAACTAGGAATACGTGAGCATGTTCGTTACTTAGGAAAACAGGAAAATCTTGAAGAATTGTATTCAATCAGTGATTTAATGCTTCTTTTATCAGAAAAAGAAAGCTTTGGCCTCGTTGCGCTAGAAGGAATGGCCTGTGGGGTTCCATGTATAGGGACGAATGTTGGAGGGGTTCCTGAAGTTATTTCCGACGGGGTGAATGGCTTTATTTGTGAACTCGGTGATATAGATGAGATTGCTAAAAAGGGCGTACAGCTCCTTAAGGATAAAGAATTGCATCAGCAATTTTCTGAAAATGGGATCATGACCGCAACGACTAAGTTTGGTGCTGAACAAATTGTTTCCCAATATGAGGATATCTATTACACTCTTTTAGAGCAGGGTGAGTAA